The nucleotide window GAAGGCGTGGGAGCCAGGGCAGGTCCCGCCTCCCCATCCGAAATCACCAGCTCCAGGTTCACCTTGGTGAAGACCAGGTCTTCCAGCGCCCCCTTGAGGAGATCCAGGTAGTGCTCCTCGAACCACTCCTTGAAGAACGAGTTGGGCAGTGAGACCCGGGCCCGGTTCGCCTCGATGAGGCTGAGGGTGAGTGGCTTGAACCAGGTCTCGTAGGAGTGGCCGTTGATCCGTTCCCGGATTGCCGACAGGGCCTCCTGCCAAATCTCCTGGGTGAGGTGCGCCCCCGTCACCATGGTGGGTCCTCCGCAATCTCTATGAAGGATGAATCCACAGGCCGTTCACCGGCACGAGGGCCGGAAAATTCGCCGGTTCGCTCCGTGCGCGCCCGGAAGTCGTTCCGGTATCTGGCGGAAGCGGTATCCACACGGTTATCCACAGGAGGCCGGGACTGGAACCACCGGGAAGCGGTGGCGTTCGGTGAGACGCTGTGGAAAACTGGCATGGAGTGCGAGACCCGAAGCTGTGGAAACCTTTACCAGAAGCGCGTTTGCGGGAATTACACGAGCGATCAGCGGCGCCTCTTGTACCCCACCGGCGAAAACGGAGTCAAGCGTTTTTTTGGTGCGGGCGTCCGAAATTTTTAGCGCCGGAGAAATGGCAACTTAGATGGTGCGTGCTCGCGCGGAGCGGACGCGAGCCCGCGAGCCCGCGCCCGGAGCAGATTCCGGGCGCTGCGAGGGCGCGGACGCGCATCGGGAGCGGTTCCGGGGGCGCGATGCCGGAGGGGGCGGGCGCGCCGGAACGGAAAGGGGATTGACAAGGGCCGAAGGCAGACGGCATAGTGCGGCCAGTCCTGCTTCGCGCCGGGCGGGGCAGCCGCCCGATGCCCGGCGGTCGCCTCCCCCGCGTCCCTCAGGGTGGTCTCTCGTCAAAACCGATCCCGTCCCCAGGCATGCGGGACGGAGAAAGGAGCCTGCCATGGGACGTTTGACCCGCGCCGCCGCCGCCGCGCTCCTGCTCCTCGCGGGGACCGCCCCCGCCGCGGCCGAGCGGATCACGGTGGGCCTCACCTCGCTCTCCCCCTCCGCCCTCCCCATCTTCGCCGCCGAGCAGAAAGGGTACTTCAAGGAGGAGGGCCTCGACGTCTCGCTCCCCGTCTTCAGGAGCGGGACCGAAAACAGCCAGGCGGTCCTGGCGGGCGAGGTGCAGATCGCCTTCGGGTCCATCACGGAGGTGCTCCAGCTCCGCAAAGCGCAGCAGGATGCCCGGTTCTTCTGGGGGATCTCCAACTTCATGCCCTTCAAGCTTTACGCCCGGCCCGAGATCAAGAGCGTGCAGGAGTTGAAGGGGAAGAGGCTGGCGGTCAGCAAGTTCGGGGCGCAGTCGGACTATCTGACCCAATTCACGCTCCGGCGCTTCGGGGTGGAGCCCATGAAGGAGGCTGCCATCCTCCAGGTCGGCTCCACGCCGGCCCGCTACGCAGCCTTGAAATCGGGATCCGTGGACGCCACCATCATGTGGTTCCCCCAGACGCTGGTGGCGGAGAAGGAGGGGTTCCGGATGCTCGTGGACCTGGCCGAGATCATCCCGGACTGGGGCTACCTGGGATACTACGCCCTGGCCCGCGTACTCGGCGAGCAGCGGGACACCGTCGTGAAGTACATCCGGGCCCACCAGCGGGGGGTTCGGGACGTGAAGGAGAACCCCGAACTGGGCATCGGGATCCTGATGCAGAAGCTGAAGTACCCCCGGGACGTGGCCGAGGCGGGGTACAGGGAGTACGTCAAGTCCTTCCCGGACGATGGTCGCCTCGCCATCGAGGGCTTCCAGTTCCTCCTGGAGAGCGAGAAGAAGGTCGGGGAGCTGGAGAGCCACTGGACGGTGGAGGACATGGTGGAGCGGTCCTACGTGGACCTTTTCGGCCGCAAGAACTAGGGTGGGAGGGGTCATGGACCGCGCGGAGGAGGCGCGGGAGGGGGTGGCCCGGGGGCCGGTGGAGGAGGCGCCCCTGGTGGACGTGGCGCTGGCGGCAGCCTCTCCGCTCCGGCGCTTCTACCTGACCTCCGAGCGGGCGATCCTGGGGGTCGCTTCGGTGGCGGCGGTCCTGCTCGCGTGGGAGTGGGTGGCCGCCCGCGAGCTGGTCCCGCTGGTCTTCATCTCCTCGCCCA belongs to Candidatus Methylomirabilis sp. and includes:
- a CDS encoding ABC transporter substrate-binding protein; the encoded protein is MGRLTRAAAAALLLLAGTAPAAAERITVGLTSLSPSALPIFAAEQKGYFKEEGLDVSLPVFRSGTENSQAVLAGEVQIAFGSITEVLQLRKAQQDARFFWGISNFMPFKLYARPEIKSVQELKGKRLAVSKFGAQSDYLTQFTLRRFGVEPMKEAAILQVGSTPARYAALKSGSVDATIMWFPQTLVAEKEGFRMLVDLAEIIPDWGYLGYYALARVLGEQRDTVVKYIRAHQRGVRDVKENPELGIGILMQKLKYPRDVAEAGYREYVKSFPDDGRLAIEGFQFLLESEKKVGELESHWTVEDMVERSYVDLFGRKN